AACAAGGGAAAGAAGAGATGTCGAGAATAGAGGAGGAGAACAGGAGAAAGTAGAAGAAGCTCAGCTAAAAGAAGCAATGGAGAGGCAAAGGAAAGAGGAGGAACGTTATCGGGAGCTGGAGGAGCGGCAAAGACAGAAGGAAGAAGCAATGCGAAAGAAGAaagcagaagaggaagaagaacgTCTGAAACAGATGAAACTGTTGGGTAAAAAAAATCACGCCCTAAACTATCCTTTGCCTTAAGCTCCAAGTGAATGgatgaaaaacaaaatgaaaatggTTCTGTTGTGATGATATGTGCTTCTTTCTCTCAAAGATGCTTTATGATTATTTGTTGGAGCTTAAACCACCCTTTTATTATCCTGTAGTTCTTCTAGCTTAGTTTCTcgatttgtaattttaatacaTACCGAGTTATAAAGCGAATGACCCAGTAACATCCATTCCAGTCTGTGTTGCAAAATGCAATAAAAGCATCATCTTTGAGGCACATTCATTGCacataaaaaatttacaaaacattcATTCACAGTGAGGTTTTTCAATGTCAAATGTATAGAGAAGTATTAAGAGAAAACTAGATGATCTTAAATGGAAGAAgaatgattttttgtttttgtttttggagtCCTACATCCCTTCAGGGAATACCTTATGTAGAAAATTGACAAAGCGTTTTGAGTAAATGGTGGGTTCGGTCACAGATATTGTCAAGGGATCATACTGCAAAGACTTGCATTTATGCTCCACTTTCTTCTTGGTGTTATACTCCTGTAGAATATCTATGATTCCCATGTACACAACCACGTCGTATACTTCAAAGAGCTCAATTGTGGCAGACTCTTCCTTGTCCTCATCAAGCTTGTGGTGAGCTTGAGCCGGCATGTTCACTCCTAACTGTACCCGCAGCCTAACAAAGGACAGTAGATGCAGTGACATTGTTAAGCTATAAAGCATGGTTAAATGAAGAAAGCAAAGAGAAGGAAGTAAGTAAACCTTGCGGTTCCAGGAAGAATGAGATCAACTTCTTGCTCTCCAACGGAAAATGCTCTGAGTGTGCTTCCTCTGATGTGAGGACCTGGTGCAGTACTCACGGAGTTGGGTTCGTGAGTCACCAGTAGCAATCCTTTTGGTGGAATGGAGAGTTCTTGAGTCACAccaactgaaaataaaaatatgaaacggTAAGTGTCTTAAGACCTTATCATTAGGACACTACTAGATATCTTCTTGATACACTGACACCTACCGTCTACAGAGGAAACGCTCTCTTGATCTGAGATTGCGTTAGGAGGCTCAAGGATATCGTTAAGCTGCCCGGGAGCTCTAAAATGTAATCCCAGTAAAAGACTGTAGTCAATGATCTGTAGAGATTCCAAGAACGCACAGTCCAAATAAATTTGCCTGCCAACAAGGAGGTTCCACAAACAATTAGAAACTCTCAAATGCTTAAGATTAATGCACCAAGAAACTGTAAGCGatttcaggaagaagaagatacaaGCGCTCACTTGAAGAGTGCTTCCCTTAACAGCTTGTCCATATGAAATTCATAAGCAAGATCAAGATCTTTCAAGGTTGTCTTTTCTTGGATTTTAATCTTTTCAGTAAACCTCCCTTGTGATGAACCCTTAAGATCATATCGACGATGAATCTTCAGCTCTGTGCAAAACATGTTTCCCATGACCACAAAGCGTACctatcaaaacaccaaaaaaaaaaactcattttacaaataaaaggTGGAAACACAATGAAATAACCTTAAGGAATAAAAGGTTAAGGGTAACCTTTTTCCCCCACTTGAGTGTTATCCTATGAACTCCAAAGAATTTGGTTATAAGTGTGTTCTCATGGTCCCCTACATGTTTATAGTACCTTGGCAACATTTTGAGTAGAAcctataaaccaaaaaaaaaaaagctggaTGTTAAGAATCTTTCCAAAAACCACTATGGCTGGTTGAAGAGAAGCAAGAATCAAATCacagctttttttttgtgtgtcaGTTAGTTCAAAACCTTCAACTCAGATTGTTTTAATGTCTTGATGACAAATCTGTCGTCGTGAGAAAGGTAGAAGATACTGCCACTTTTACCAGGGGAACAAATCTCTGTCAGCCCATCATCACCACATATAGACATCATGTACTCTGCAGCATCTAACTTGAACATTTCCCTCAAATTCCTAACACATTtcattggaaaaaaaaaagtacataaTATCAATTTAAATGAACAAACCaatcatttattattttggtaAATCTTATATGCTTGAAAAAATCTGTCTTTACCTGAAAACCATAGGACAATAGTCTTTCCAAGAGAAGTCGATAGATTTGTGCGGAGGCGTAAGATTAGAGCCGTCTCTGGGGAAGAACATAACCGTTCTGGCCTTCTTACCAAAGTCAGAACCACGTACCTCTCGCCTTGGCACTGGTGTGATTTTCCCCACAGTATACCTATAAAACTTCCAATGAGTTCTTGTGTTGATTGACATATGTAATGGTCATTAGACTTTTTAGGGTGTAGATATAGTTTTACCTGATACCAAGTTGGAGATTAAGCATCAGATGATAATTATGTTCCCCGGTAAGAAACGTCATGAAAGTCCTCGCACTGACTTGTTTACTAAGAGCTGTTGAAGAAGGTGGTCTAATCTTGAGCGACCTGTCAACAGAACTCGTGATCACACTCTCTCTAATCAAAACTCCTTGCATGTACTCCCTCTCGTAAGCGATACGGTTCTTATCCTGTCCCCCCTCGCTTTGCCTTGCCGACCCAAAAGTCCTCGCAGACTTGGATGTCAAGTCTCTTGGATGATCAGAGGCTAAAGTATTCATGGAAAGACTTCGACTCACATTGCTCAGACTCCTTATCTCATCAACACCCATCGAGGAGTTACTACGAGAGAGCACAAACTTCCCAGTGTCATCGTACTCGAGCGAGCggcaccacttctttaaagaaggATGCTTACTCCCAGCAGGGTAAAAGATCCCTTTCCCGTCTTTAACGCCACGAGACCACGTCCCAAAGTACAAAGACCCATCAGCAAACTTGTAAACACCAGAGCCGTGTCTAGACCCGTTCAACCAAAACCCGTCGAAAAGATCACCATCCCCCCATCTCATCACCCCTCTCCCACACATCTTACCTTTCTTCCAGCTCCCTATGTACCTGTTCCCGTTGGTCCAAGAGTAGCTGCCACGCCCTTCCTGCGACCCTTCTTTCCAAGAACCGTCGTAGAGATCGGAGTTGCAGTACTCTTTCCTCCCTAGACCGTGCCTCACGTTCATCCTCCACGCTCCGCTGTAAACAGACTCGTCTGGCGAAGTCATGGTGCCGATACCGTGGAGGTAGCCGCCGGAGAAGTCTCCTTGGTATTTAGCTCCGGATGACCAGGTGAGCTTGCCTTTGCCGGAGATTTTGCCTTGGTCCCAGTCTCCCTCGTAGACGGTTCCATCTGACCACGAGTATTTTCCTTTACCGTGTGGAAGCAGTCCTTTGACTTCACCGGAGTAGAAATCACCGTTTGAGAACTCTCTTTCTCCAGGAGGGCTGAGGATACTACTACTACACACAAAAAGAAAGTATCAAACCTTTAACAAGCTAAGCTAGGAAACGAATAATAATGATGTCTCAGTTTTTGTCAACACCTTGTATCCATCTCGGCTTAGTGATACAAGAACATCTGTTTCATCCCCTTTTACAAAATGATGTTTAAAGCTGTCTTCTTGAGCACAAggtccacttttttttttctgtaggaGAAATAAAAGATCAAATTTTTGCAATCAGGAACTCGTAGGATTGATCAAAATACTCAGAAAGTCAAACAGTACTCAACCAAATCCATACAAGGACAAAAGAGCTGCTCCATTCAAATTTCATTATCCAAACAAATAGATTGAAAACAGAGATAGAGAGCTAAATCATTCGATTAACTAATACACACAAGTCTCAAGCTTGAATCTCAGAACATGACGATTCATAGTTTTGAcggagaaaaaaggaaaaaaaaaaaaacaaaattaaactcAGGAAAACACCCAAATACGCAGAGTACTCACCCAGACGAATCTTAACAAGAGACAAGAAGAAAGAGGAAACCCAAAGATTGAGCAAAGAGGTTTGAGAATTGATTCTGAGTTActgtaaaatatttatgtttcccGCATGCACCTATGTTCCATTCAAACCAGCTTCtcttttgtccaaaaaaaaacagcttctcttttctttttccttttttagcgaatTTATGcgacatgtttttttcttctctctctcttctgtttaagaaaatcttttattaatatattgacTGGTTCATATAAATGATGGGCACATATTTCAAATAAGTACATAAAAagtctttttctttgttaaaattttctttaataaaaaaatctgacaacaacaacaatatatGTAAGTTTTCTTTATGATATAGTTTGCATCAAGAAAACAAATCACTAAATTGCAAATTTTCAGTTGTTATTTAACATtcgcaccaaaaaaaaaaaatgcagttgtttttattatattgctAATATCTTTCTTCGAGGTAGCAGATTTAAATTTCGCTTGGTTTTCAAACAGTGTGATTCGTTGGGGTTCGTAACTTAGTATATTGGCAAAACACTActtaaattaaaactaatattcttaattgtattttaattatCAGCATGAAATTTTATAGTCAAATGATTTGTAGTACAATGGCGGATGGTGAAACtctttcaatatatatatatatatttaatctagAGATCCTTAACCATTTTATTCCAGTTGTTTATTTCTAAAATGATAATAACACCTAGTAATCTTCATGTTTTGATGATTAGCGTGTACTTCGATTCTTCCAACTGCGAAAATCGAATTTGTTAGTATACATAATGTGAACATACTAAAATAATGTGAGATCTCTGATACGTCCAACAACCAATTTATTACAAATACCTTTTTTAAGGACTAGTATCCATAGTATATAGTAACGAAATGAGTTTGTTTACTCAGATGCGTTACGGTCAAACcaatcaataatttatttaagttatctAACTAATGTTTAGGCCAGATCAATTATTAGTTTGGATAATCTATGTTATCGTATAGAATTATACAACTGTCAAATCATCCAGAGGTTCAAATAATCAAATCCATATTTGATTCGAACGACGTTCGTTAATTACTGATCCCATATAACATACTCATATCAAAACGTATTTTCACGAATAATAGAAGGGAATGTAATCCATTGGAAACAGTTTTATATTTGGGATTTATACGCTTGTCTGAATAGGCTTATAATATTCGCAAGGCTCTCCACCGAATAAAAGCTTTATTCCCAAGAAACACCGGTACTATTTCCTCAAAATATAGTTACTGCATGGGTTGTATCGCAAAAAAAGTGTTTTGTAGAGTTACATACGCGTTCATGAATAATATACGTTGCATTTCAAAAAACATTGGAAAGTTTAAAACACTTGTAAATGTTTAACCAATTCATTTTGACGTTTAagcccaacaaaaaaaaatcttagaatAGTTGAACAATAATTATACTTTTCAATAGAATATAACTCAATTGAATGTGAGACGAAACGAAAAAATGTTtcaaccaaaaagaaaagatgacAAAAGCAACAAAAAAGTTCAACCATGTTGATCATCATATTTACATGCACGAGGTTTTACGTTGAAATAAATCATAGCACGCACGACCCAGAGAACAAATAAATCAAAGTACTTGATGTAgacaaataaattaaagttgACCACTCCTAGCGCTCAGGATTTTGTGAAGAATGACAGTAGAACAAAagtctcttcttttttttcaaaaaaaaaaacaaaaaaaaaacaaaagtctcTTCTAAAATCAGCTGCAAAAAAAGATCTTCTGTTTATGTATCTTACTTCTCCGATACTTCTtcaaatatagattttagaaaccaaataaaaaatctGTATAAAAGAATTAGACGACATTTGCACCGGCCAGGATCAGATCTAGTTATCTAAGTAAATAAGAAAGCCCGACCAGATATATTTTTCTGCTGAAGgttttcaaatatataactaaatttagcTATGAACGATGTTGACGTgggaaaatatagaaaataaaatatgaacaaAGAACGACAacgatttgataaaaaaaaaaggaaacaaaaaacgACAACGATGTTGTGCGGTGCTATTAAAAGGGACGGCGACTTCGTGAATTATGACAACACAACCGAACAAGACAAACCATGCATGATAGGATCCTGGTTTTTTTATTGCTGTCCTTTTTCTAATTAAACATGGACCCCTTTACATCgcttgttaattttttttatctgtttGCTTTTGCATTtatgaattgtttttttctattgaGGATTTATACACGTACCACTTCAATATATTCGTCCAAAAACTAACTCATGATCAAAATATCATTTTGAGGTCGGGAGAGTAAGGTTCCAACTCATATATGAAATAAACGTCTGATAGTAATTTAATGATCGATATGCATAAATTCaccttttaaaagaaattaaccacaatgttttctttatataattagCATGCATATGCTACAGTATAATGCAAAATACAGTATTCCAATGGCATGAACTAGAATTGCAAATTTTGCAAAGTCTCAACATGATTAATTAGAATAATTTCCATTTAatatgaatcatatatatatatatagtgccTTTTTAAATCAACTTCGATATATATCAAAATTGCTTCGGGACTAAATAAGCAATTGCAATGACATTAAAGTATCTCACTACGAAAGAAGAACAAAATGGAATTGGAATAGATATTTAAGAAGAGGTTGAtgattgtttttaaagaaaaagaagaggtTGATGATGAAAAGTGAGAAAAGTGGTGAAGTGGGTGTCACGAAACGTATGAAGAGAAGTAGGAGTGGGGCTGTGCTGCTCCTTGTCGGTTCCTGCCGTACGGTTCGTTCCCAAGAATCTCATTTCTTTATTTCCTATCTTCTCCAATACAtatatagtttagaaaatagGTTAGAAAAAATGTTACTCTTCCATAAATTATAAGGAAAAATACATCTTATTGAAAAATGTCAGTATAACCCTAGGTCTTAATGTAACAGTGGTTTATTAACTTAgtggttttaacttttaatgtAACTTGGAAACCTACAAATTTTGTTttcctgttaaaaaaaaacacaaagtaATACGCATGATGAACCAACAGTAAGGCCCGTTGTACAATCACTCCTTAAGTCATGTTTAAAGCCCAAGAGGCCGAAACAGAAAGCCCGCTTGATCTCGTGAAACACGACTCGACTGAAACACAGTTCCGGTAAGATACTCTTTGCTCCCGTAGGTAGTAAGTAGCTTgctcgaagaagaagaaacatggAGACGCCAGTTCTCGGCTTCGAACAACGCTGTCCTCGTCATCTCTTCAACACCAACCCTCGTCCCTCTCCCCATCTCCCCCACTCCACCGTCGTCTCCGTACGAACTCTCACAACACCTACGGCGGCGACCACCGTCGCGAAACCACCGGCGGCCGTAGTAGCAGCAGCACAACAACCTCCACGCACAAAGCCTCACTCCAAATCCTTCCTGACGAGAAAATCCGCAATCTCTGAAATCGAACAGTCCCCTGACTTCCTCTCCTCTCTGCAGAGGTAAGTAAAGCTTCTCTCTTTAGTCTttttgcttctctctctcttgtccACTTAATTATACTCCATAGCCTCTCTGCAGATTAGCTAGAGTTGTTAAAGTTCAAGACTTGAACGTGATTCTCCGTGATTTTGGAATCTCCGGACGCTGGCATGACCTTATACAGGTTAACTCGGTTTAACTGAAAcataaaagattttaaaaatgttaatttttattgtgtttttttggGGGCAGCTATTTGATTGGATGCAACAAAATGGAAAAGTTAGTGATTCAACATACAGCAGCTGCATCAAGTTCGTTGGAGCTAAAAGCGTCTCAAAGGCTCTGGAAATATACCAAAGCATCCCTGACGAGTCTACTACCAAAACCAATGTCTATATATGTAACTCCATCCTCAGCTGTCTGGTCAAGAACGGGAAGCTTGACAGCTGCATCAAGTTGTTTGATCAGATGAAGCGAGATGGTCTTAAACCAGATGTTGTTACATACAATACGGTAATGTCATTATTATATGCAAATGCAacatttttttgtgtgtgtatagtttctataatatgttttttttttctttcttctttgatgTCTATTTAGCTGCTTGCAGGTTTCATCAAGGTGAAAAATGGGTTCCCTAAGGCTATGGAACTCGTCGGAGAGCTGCCACGTAATGGGATAAAGATGGACGGTGTGATGTACGGGACTGTCTTAGCCATCTGTGCTTCGAACGGTCGATGTGAAGAAGCTGAGAGCTTTATCACGCAGATGAAAGCTGAAGGTCATTCGACAAACATTTATCATTACAGCTCCTTGCTCAATTCTTATTCTTGGAAAGGGGATTACAAGAAAGCTGATGAGCTGATGACCGAGATGAAATCAGTAGGATTAGTGCCTAACAAGGTGATGATGACAACTTTACTAAAGGTGTATATTAAAGGAGGTTTGTTTGAAAGGTCAAGAGAATTACTCTCTGAACTTGAATCTGCAGGCTACGCCGATAACGAGGTAAAGCTCTCTATATATTCTATAGAAAAGGGTAAATATAAACCTGTCTGCAAATGTGTAATTCTTTACATAATTACATGATAGAAAACATTGCTTATAGGCTCGTATTGATTGAATCTCATATAGTGTTTCTTTATAGGCTGCAATTTTCTTATGGTACGTTAAAATGATCTTGTTCTCTAGATGCCATATTGTATGTTGATGGATGGCCTTTCAAAGACGGGGAAGTTAGAAGAAGCAAAGACAATCTTTGATGATATGAAAAGGAAAGGCGTTAAATCTggtatgtttatttttatgtgATGACTAGTTAGTTAGCTTTCATGTTTCTCATTCTTTACTCTTCCATCGGTTGCTTGCGTTAATTTTATGAATCACTGCAGATGGCTATGCAAACAGCATTATGATAGCTGCTCTATGCAGAAGCAAGCGCTTCGAGGAGGCAAAACAACTTGCGAGGGACTCCGAGACCACTTACGAAAAATGCGACTTGGTTATGCTGAACACGATGCTCTGCGCGTATTGCAGAGCAGGAGAAATGGAAAGTGTGATGcgaatgatgaagaagatggacgAGGAAGCCGTTAGTCCCGACTATAACACTTTCCATATCTTGATCAAATATTTCATCAGGGAGAAACTGCACCTGCTCGCGTACCAAACCTTGCTTGACATGCACAGTAAAGGCCACCGTCTTGAGGAGGTAACTAACTAGCATCATTGCATTTTCTTAGTAGTAGTTATCAAAATGTCTTATGTTGTAAATCTGCAGGAACTTTGTTCGTCCTTGATATACCATCTCGGTAAAATTAGAGCTCATTCAGAGGCATTCTCAGTGTACAATATGCTGAGGTACAGCAAAAGAACTATATGCAAAGATCTGCATGAGAAAATTCTCCACACTCTAATCCATGGGAAACTTCTTAAAGACGCATACGTTATAGTGAAGGTTTTGAAACCCCTctcttagtttcttttttttttttattaaacatttgGTATATTGCGTGAAGCCAAAACTCTGTATCAGGACAATGCAAAGGTGATCTCACAGCCTACTTTGAAGAGATTTTGCAGAGCTTTTATGGCCTCTGGGAATATTAATTTAGTGAACGATGTTCTGAAGGTCTTGCATGGTTCTGGCCACAAAATCGATCAGGTAAATAAATCAACCAGGAACACACGTTTTGTTTGCAAAGACATTACAGTTGAACTATATGCTTCTGTTTTTATAGGTTCAGTTTGAGGTTGCGATTGCACGATACATTTCACAGCCAGATAAAAAGGAATTGCTTCTTCAACTACTACAATGGATGCCTGGTCAAGGATATGTTGTTGACTCCTCGACAAGAAACCTTATTCTTAAGCAATCTCATTTCTTTGGTCGGCAGCTCATCGCGGAGATCTTGTCTAAGCATCATTTCGTGTCAAGGACGATGGTAAAATCTCGATCTGAGCCGAAGTTTAGTAGAGGGCAGAGAGGTAAATAAGAAATGTAATAGATGTATGTACTTTTTGTTTCACGGAGTAGATAAGAGAGAGAAACATTTTGTAGATGCgctttacataaatatatttcattagaCCAACAAGAAGTTTCCTGTTACGCAAAGCAGAAACCAAAAACTCCAATGATTCACTTCCTCTTCTTCGTAGTCTCTCAGTCCCAATACAGCACCAGTTAGTCGCCCGAAATGAGGAAGAAGGAAGACTAGTATTCGACAAGAAATGAATaaagaataagaaaaagaagCATTGACTTTTGTGGGTGAAACGTTACGTTTGAAATACTGTAATCTCTGAACTAGACAtagtctctctctctactctACCTTTGCAGATAAAATTCAGCAAGAGAGAAAACACGAGTATGAACAcgaaaacaaaaatctaatttACAAGATGAGGTCACATTGTTCATACCCTGTAGACAGAACTCATAATCaacctctcttcttcttatACTGCGAATTTTACAAATCTTTcaaaaacccaaaccaaagcatTGTAATTGGCAAAGACAAAAAAGAAAGCAGATACTTTTACGTTTCAGCAAACCAACGGCAACTTCTTTCTTACATagacataaaattaaaaaaaaaatcaactgaGTTTCACTTCTCCACTTGCGTGTGCTTGCTTTACAGTCTTATCATATTCATCTTCgtcgtcttcctcttcctcttcctccacctcttcctcttcttctttcccCTCTGAATCTCCCTCTCCTCCCCAGCCAAAACCTCCTATGGAACGGGAAACAGGGGGAGGCGTTTTGGCGTCATCCACTATCTTCATGATCTCTTCAGCGGTCTGGAGGGAGAAGGTTGGGTTCTCTTTCTTGAATAATGCAGCTTGAGCTGTCTCTGTGAGTTCCCTTGGCAAGTTCTTGGTGAACCATGGGTGTTTCTTGATTTCTGCAATGGTTATCCTCtgccacaacaacaacaacgtaAGCTCAATTGTCACACAAAACcatctttttataaaacattttggAGCTCATTTGATTTGATGTGTATACCTTGAGTGAGTTGGCCACAAATATACGGGAAAGGAGATGTTTGCAATCTGGTGAGATGTGGACGTAGTCCGGGATTTTGTACTGAACAGCCATGATTTTCTGTACAACAACAAGATCACACATTGATGAACAAGAGGCAGGCAGGCAGCATAGTTCCCGCGAGATATATGGCtcagaagaagaaagcttaCTTGTATTGTTTTCCTGAAGTTTTTGGGGTCTTCTTGGTCTTCAAAAGGGTATGCTCCAACAAGCATGACATAAAGAGTTACACCACAAGACCACACATCAGCCAtctgaaagagaaaaaaaagaaagaagagatctTATGTACACTCATTGCAACGAGCAATGATGTCCTGATTGACTAAGAGTCAAATAGCAGGAAGAGTACCTTGCCATCATATTCTCTGCGAGAAAGGACCTCAGGTGCAATATATGCTGGAGTTCCAACAGTTGATTTGGGCCTCGAGTGCAGTAGAGAGGACTACAAAAGGAAGAATAACAATGCTTTTACGACAATGGGggaaggaaaaaagaaaagaggatcTCATATAAAAGGGGAGAACTTGGTATAATGACAGAGACCTTGGAATAACCAAAATCACATATTTTGAGACGTGGAGCAGGACTACCATCCAGGAGTGTATTCTCGAGCTTCAGATCTCGGTGGCATATTTGCTGCACAAGATTAATAAACGAAGTGTTGAGCTCAAACACCTAAGGGATTTTACAAACTTCCGGAACTCATGTCTCAGCCTTACCATAGCATGACAATAGCTAACACCTGATATAAGCTGCTGGAAGAAGTATCTCgcctggaaaaaaaaaagagaaaagggaCCATTATAAGAAGAAGATTCGCATGTTTTTTATATTCTTCTGTTCGAAGCTGACCTCATCCTCACTGAATCTTCCAGCAGCGCAAATACGCTGGAAAAGTTCACCACCAGCAGCATATTCCATGGCAATGGCAAGATGAGTTGGCGTCAACACCACCTCCTTAAAGCGGATTATATTAGGATGGCGAAGTGATCTGTGATTGATGATCTCTCTCGCCACATTCTCATCAATCTGTTATCCCAACAACAACAAATCCTAATGCTCTCAGAATTAGCACTACAATTAGCTAAAGCTAATCAGTGATTGCAGAGAGGAGTGAGAGGGGGGGACCTTGGGGCCACGCTCGATGTACTTCATGGCAACAAGTTCCTTAGAGTCTTTGACCTTCATGAGTCTCGCCACTCCGAAATTCCCAGCTCCTATGTCTTTCACCAGCTCGTACTTCTCCATCtttaacccaaaacccaaaaaaaaaaaaatctacagaaTTCTCGTTTGAAATTCAGCTTCCCCTCCTACCCGCTAAAAAAAGCACAGACGACAATTTAACGTGAAAATCGTGAACAAGgaccaaaaaaaacaatcacGGATGCGATTCCGAGATCTCGTGATTCGCAGAGAAAAAGGAAAGCGATAACGATGATTGAAAGCTGATTTGAGGTTTGAAGCCAAAGGTAAGAATCGTCGTCTTTTTTTCCTTCAGACAATAATAAATGATGATCAGAATGAGAATGAGAATGAGAATGAGAATGAAGGAAGAATCTCTCCTCTCATGATGCTTCCTTTTTTTAACAAAGTGGGACCCTCAAGTTACCATCCTAATAAATTCCATTCACTCTAGTTTTTATTTGGGCCTTTGGTgctcaaaaaaataatttatatgggCCTTTAAAGTAACAAACAAGGCCCAGTTAACTGATTTGATAACGAGTTATGAGCTTTTTATTACCCAATGCGTTACACTGAGAGGATCTCTACCAAACATCAACAACACTGTGTTCTCTTCTCTGTCTGGTCTCTCTCCCTTTCTCGATCGCTCGTTACCGAGAAACGAGAGAGAGCTGACACTGTATTCTCATTATACGCCAATTTGAATCAGATCAATCGATCCTACTCATTGGTCTTATCTTAACGCATTCTCATCACCGTCTCCGTCTTCCTCAGATCTGATCGTCCGCC
This genomic window from Raphanus sativus cultivar WK10039 unplaced genomic scaffold, ASM80110v3 Scaffold2545, whole genome shotgun sequence contains:
- the LOC108854461 gene encoding serine/threonine-protein kinase SRK2A, with translation MEKYELVKDIGAGNFGVARLMKVKDSKELVAMKYIERGPKIDENVAREIINHRSLRHPNIIRFKEVVLTPTHLAIAMEYAAGGELFQRICAAGRFSEDEARYFFQQLISGVSYCHAMQICHRDLKLENTLLDGSPAPRLKICDFGYSKSSLLHSRPKSTVGTPAYIAPEVLSRREYDGKMADVWSCGVTLYVMLVGAYPFEDQEDPKNFRKTIQKIMAVQYKIPDYVHISPDCKHLLSRIFVANSLKRITIAEIKKHPWFTKNLPRELTETAQAALFKKENPTFSLQTAEEIMKIVDDAKTPPPVSRSIGGFGWGGEGDSEGKEEEEEVEEEEEEDDEDEYDKTVKQAHASGEVKLS
- the LOC108823767 gene encoding pentatricopeptide repeat-containing protein At1g10910, chloroplastic codes for the protein METPVLGFEQRCPRHLFNTNPRPSPHLPHSTVVSVRTLTTPTAATTVAKPPAAVVAAAQQPPRTKPHSKSFLTRKSAISEIEQSPDFLSSLQRLARVVKVQDLNVILRDFGISGRWHDLIQLFDWMQQNGKVSDSTYSSCIKFVGAKSVSKALEIYQSIPDESTTKTNVYICNSILSCLVKNGKLDSCIKLFDQMKRDGLKPDVVTYNTLLAGFIKVKNGFPKAMELVGELPRNGIKMDGVMYGTVLAICASNGRCEEAESFITQMKAEGHSTNIYHYSSLLNSYSWKGDYKKADELMTEMKSVGLVPNKVMMTTLLKVYIKGGLFERSRELLSELESAGYADNEMPYCMLMDGLSKTGKLEEAKTIFDDMKRKGVKSDGYANSIMIAALCRSKRFEEAKQLARDSETTYEKCDLVMLNTMLCAYCRAGEMESVMRMMKKMDEEAVSPDYNTFHILIKYFIREKLHLLAYQTLLDMHSKGHRLEEELCSSLIYHLGKIRAHSEAFSVYNMLRYSKRTICKDLHEKILHTLIHGKLLKDAYVIVKDNAKVISQPTLKRFCRAFMASGNINLVNDVLKVLHGSGHKIDQVQFEVAIARYISQPDKKELLLQLLQWMPGQGYVVDSSTRNLILKQSHFFGRQLIAEILSKHHFVSRTMVKSRSEPKFSRGQRGK